A genomic region of Miscanthus floridulus cultivar M001 chromosome 3, ASM1932011v1, whole genome shotgun sequence contains the following coding sequences:
- the LOC136541665 gene encoding uncharacterized protein isoform X2: MEPPGPSEDAHAGKGPGSSTKRFRLELVDKMPDNPKRLVFESTQQRYEVPLRQDERLPSSPDARHSPSKTPAVAPHSRDHSHRRTHAAQRTVDRVPCNLKRVVFESSQERFEHHIRPEHVLPSAAGHDSDDDDFMPIPNTRSSSHIDKSKDVGPRKTRQTRAGLSTGACTEARQRKKRATSSSSIVNVRCNPRDVIFTTNLLNPQQYAAIEADGFGHLLRMKIDALENKNLLTWLLDHTDPDRMLIRIGAGKVLPITPQIISMVLGLPIRSQTFKQYSWKEGIIFRQQLISDLNQSLTEDCDIHISNLQQEILKGNVNPLMKRCFFMILCNRFLLPSSSNTIGSVDIKRTMDHQLFGVVDWSQAVFNDLQIAVRSWHDRDKNQLTQNIYGCAIFLLVYYLDNIDHPVSLVDRTSTPRLTFYDNALIDRLTVADTTITTQGAHAFGVQPFKPWSTTCYAAVDVRGAPCHNINVPAAVIPNLDIPRLLDLLFEPLDDLTGSHRDRVRGFFSEFDHTLSQNKRSIENSIANIVRAQFRLADQCRPFIHELVASQTRDTNIPGDTSKTMHTRNDHGSRESAHCTPPSMPGHEIYSHGSFVSAGTLLRSQIDEQSPVRNTPGPFGSPVHCVVSPPHISEDLPRPSTAPLRTSSKDVSVFSHAPNSFPTSGSFIVTNDPTVHPNSPVHTPIMAPVRSTTSEDGSPTPSPHAYGFDYSPLFLSTMDQSSHQQSSSIVTSRTDTELVQNDPPLHRGRIIHPQGFSYTETIPTSSASHHSRSEHNSPYAPELPEACSNKTIGKDTTSALKWPILDDLPMFKFPGKRLTKKPSKFYSPFKHGILSRPPPNLQFSLRMHAFLCADDSPLKRKTLMHFGTESLTGRDITLSFGIGKFIDPVFMDAFVKCIAEDDFNVRPECHGFRIFLQPLVSDILKSDSFSIHKTQPQCSQDIVLETIKRCLPTTDLQKAKMIFLPVSHLSHWSVYCINLGQSRVDVLDSMNYTSNNEVTWDTYHSPMGQILMERLCAALSLAAPRKFPQFANWRRVPIRVPPL, encoded by the exons ATGGAGCCGCCCGGTCCCTCAG AGGATGCCCATGCCGGAAAAGGCCCTGGTTCGTCAACTAAAAG ATTCCGGTTGGAGCTAGTTGATAAGATGCCTGACAACCCAAAAAGGCTTGTGTTTGAGAGCACTCAACAGCG GTATGAGGTCCCTTTGCGACAAGACGAGAGATTACCCTCCTCTCCTG ATGCAAGGCATTCCCCTTCTAAGACCCCTGCGGTAGCACCTCATTCCCGTGACCACTCTCACAGAAG GACTCATGCTGCTCAGCGTACTGTGGATAGGGTCCCGTGTAACCTTAAGAGGGTGGTTTTTGAGAGCTCGCAGGAGAG GTTCGAGCATCATATTCGACCAGAGCATGTGTTGCCTTCTGCAGCTGGTCACGACAGTGATGACGACGACTTCATGCCCATTCCCAACACCCGTTCATCCTCACACATCGACAAATCTAAGGATGTTGGTCCGAGGAAAACTAGGCAAACACGAGCAGGATTGTCGACCGGTGCATGTACAGAG GCAAGACAAAGGAAAAAGAGAGCTACCAGCAGTTCTTCCATTGTTAATGTTCGGTGTAATCCCAGAGATGTTATTTTCACCACTAACTTGTTGAACCCACAACAATATGCTGCTATTGAAGCTGATGGGTTTGGTCATTTGCTGAGAATGAAGATCGATGCTCTAGAGAACAAGAATCTGCTAACCTGGCTATTAGACCACACTGACCCTGATCGTATGCTAATTAGGATTGGTGCAGGCAAGGTCCTTCCGATCACGCCACAAATAATTAGCATGGTTCTTGGTTTGCCTATACGTAGTCAAACCTTCAAGCAATACTCATGGAAGGAAGGTATCATATTTCGCCAGCAGCTTATCTCTGATCTTAACCAAAGTCTCACTGAAGATTGTGACATACATATATCAAACCTGCAACAAGAGATCTTAAAGGGAAATGTGAACCCCCTCATGAAGAGATGCTTCTTCATGATACTTTGCAACAGGTTTCTACTTCCCAGCAGCAGTAACACCATTGGTTCAGTTGACATCAAGAGGACAATGGATCACCAATTGTTCGGAGTTGTTGACTGGTCCCAGGCTGTATTCAATGATCTCCAGATAGCTGTTCGCAGCTGGCACGATCGTGACAAAAATCAACTCACTCAAAACATATATGGCTGTGCCATTTTCCTGCTA GTATACTATCTCGACAACATTGACCACCCTGTCTCATTGGTGGACCGGACTTCGACTCCACGCCTCACCTTTTATGATAATGCTCTAATAGATCGCTTAACTGTTGCTGATACAACTATAACCACTCAGGGTGCACATGCTTTTGGTGTCCAACCT TTCAAGCCATGGAGTACCACCTGCTATGCTGCTGTAGATGTCCGTGGTGCTCCCTGTCATAACATAAATGTTCCTGCGGCAGTAATACCCAATTTAGATATCCCACGCCTCCTGGATTTGTTATTTGAGCCGCTAGATGATCTGACTGGCTCGCATAGAGACAGAGTACGGGGTTTCTTTTCTGAGTTTGATCACACACTCTCTCAGAACAAAAGGTCCATTGAGAATTCTATTGCAAACATTGTGAGAGCCCAGTTTCGGTTAGCTGATCAATGTCGTCCATTCATTCATGAACTCGTGGCATCACAAACCCGGGACACCAACATTCCAGGTGACACTTCTAAGACAATGCATACACGCAACGATCATGGTTCCCGTGAATCAGCCCATTGTACCCCGCCTTCAATGCCAG GTCATGAGATTTATTCTCATGGTAGCTTTGTTTCTGCTGGTACTTTACTTCGGAGTCAGATTGATGAACAATCACCCGTTCGCAACACTCCAG GCCCATTTGGCTCCCCTGTTCATTGTGTAGTATCACCCCCTCACATTTCTGAGGACTTACCTCGTCCATCAACTGCACCGTTGCGCACCTCTTCAAAAGATGTTTCTG TTTTCTCACATGCTCCTAACTCTTTTCCCACCTCAG GTTCCTTCATTGTCACAAATGATCCTACTGTTCATCCTAACAGTCCAGTTCACACTCCGATTATGGCTCCAGTTCGAAGCACCACCTCGGAAGACGGCAGCCCAACACCTTCTCCACACG CCTATGGGTTCGATTATTCCCCACTTTTTCTGTCAACAATGGACCAATCAAGCCATCAACAATCATCGTCTATTGTGACCAGCCGTACAGAT ACTGAGTTGGTACAAAATGATCCTCCTTTACATAGAGGCCGAATTATTCAT ccACAAGGCTTCTCTTATACTGAAACTATTCCTACTTCATCTGCCTCCCACCATTCCCGTTCTGAGCATAACTCTCCTTATGCTCCTGAACTTCCTGAAGCATGCAGTAACAAAACAATCGGAAAAGACACCACTTCTGCATTAAAGTGGCCGATTCTAGATGATCTGCCTATGTTCAAGTTTCCTGGAAAGAGACTAACCAAGAAGCCATCCAAATTTTATTCACCCTTCAAGCATGGCATTTTGTCTCGTCCTCCACCCAATTTACAGTTTTCTTTGCGTATGCATGCCTTCCTTTGTGCAGATGACTCTCCATTGAAAAG GAAAACTTTGATGCACTTTGGGACAGAGTCATTGACTGGCCGAGATATTACACTTTCCTTTGGTATTGGGAAATTCATAGACCCTGTGTTCATGGATGCATTTGTCAAATGCATAGCTGAAGATGACTTTAATGTTCGTCCTGAATGCCATGGGTTCAGAATATTCCTACAACCTCTTGTCTCG GATATTCTTAAGTCAGACTCCTTCAGTATTCACAAAACTCAGCCTCAGTGCAGCCAGGACATTGTACTAGAAACTATCAAGCGATGCCTCCCCACGACTGACTTACAAAAGGCAAAGATG ATATTTCTTCCGGTTTCTCATCTTAGTCACTGGTCTGTATATTGTATCAATCTTGGCCAATCCCGTGTCGATGTCCTAGACTCAATGAACTATACTTCTAACAATGAGGTCACATGGGATACATATCATTCACCTATGGGCCAAATACTCATGGAACGCCTTTGTGCTGCACTATCTTTAGCTGCACCCCGCAAATTCCCCCAATTTGCAAACTGGAGACGTGTACCAATTCGGGTTCCACCTTTATAG
- the LOC136541665 gene encoding uncharacterized protein isoform X1, translating to MEPPGPSEDAHAGKGPGSSTKRFRLELVDKMPDNPKRLVFESTQQRYEVPLRQDERLPSSPDARHSPSKTPAVAPHSRDHSHRRTHAAQRTVDRVPCNLKRVVFESSQERFEHHIRPEHVLPSAAGHDSDDDDFMPIPNTRSSSHIDKSKDVGPRKTRQTRAGLSTGACTEARQRKKRATSSSSIVNVRCNPRDVIFTTNLLNPQQYAAIEADGFGHLLRMKIDALENKNLLTWLLDHTDPDRMLIRIGAGKVLPITPQIISMVLGLPIRSQTFKQYSWKEGIIFRQQLISDLNQSLTEDCDIHISNLQQEILKGNVNPLMKRCFFMILCNRFLLPSSSNTIGSVDIKRTMDHQLFGVVDWSQAVFNDLQIAVRSWHDRDKNQLTQNIYGCAIFLLVYYLDNIDHPVSLVDRTSTPRLTFYDNALIDRLTVADTTITTQGAHAFGVQPFKPWSTTCYAAVDVRGAPCHNINVPAAVIPNLDIPRLLDLLFEPLDDLTGSHRDRVRGFFSEFDHTLSQNKRSIENSIANIVRAQFRLADQCRPFIHELVASQTRDTNIPGDTSKTMHTRNDHGSRESAHCTPPSMPGHEIYSHGSFVSAGTLLRSQIDEQSPVRNTPGPSSFNPTSPTGPFGSPVHCVVSPPHISEDLPRPSTAPLRTSSKDVSVFSHAPNSFPTSGSFIVTNDPTVHPNSPVHTPIMAPVRSTTSEDGSPTPSPHAYGFDYSPLFLSTMDQSSHQQSSSIVTSRTDTELVQNDPPLHRGRIIHPQGFSYTETIPTSSASHHSRSEHNSPYAPELPEACSNKTIGKDTTSALKWPILDDLPMFKFPGKRLTKKPSKFYSPFKHGILSRPPPNLQFSLRMHAFLCADDSPLKRKTLMHFGTESLTGRDITLSFGIGKFIDPVFMDAFVKCIAEDDFNVRPECHGFRIFLQPLVSDILKSDSFSIHKTQPQCSQDIVLETIKRCLPTTDLQKAKMIFLPVSHLSHWSVYCINLGQSRVDVLDSMNYTSNNEVTWDTYHSPMGQILMERLCAALSLAAPRKFPQFANWRRVPIRVPPL from the exons ATGGAGCCGCCCGGTCCCTCAG AGGATGCCCATGCCGGAAAAGGCCCTGGTTCGTCAACTAAAAG ATTCCGGTTGGAGCTAGTTGATAAGATGCCTGACAACCCAAAAAGGCTTGTGTTTGAGAGCACTCAACAGCG GTATGAGGTCCCTTTGCGACAAGACGAGAGATTACCCTCCTCTCCTG ATGCAAGGCATTCCCCTTCTAAGACCCCTGCGGTAGCACCTCATTCCCGTGACCACTCTCACAGAAG GACTCATGCTGCTCAGCGTACTGTGGATAGGGTCCCGTGTAACCTTAAGAGGGTGGTTTTTGAGAGCTCGCAGGAGAG GTTCGAGCATCATATTCGACCAGAGCATGTGTTGCCTTCTGCAGCTGGTCACGACAGTGATGACGACGACTTCATGCCCATTCCCAACACCCGTTCATCCTCACACATCGACAAATCTAAGGATGTTGGTCCGAGGAAAACTAGGCAAACACGAGCAGGATTGTCGACCGGTGCATGTACAGAG GCAAGACAAAGGAAAAAGAGAGCTACCAGCAGTTCTTCCATTGTTAATGTTCGGTGTAATCCCAGAGATGTTATTTTCACCACTAACTTGTTGAACCCACAACAATATGCTGCTATTGAAGCTGATGGGTTTGGTCATTTGCTGAGAATGAAGATCGATGCTCTAGAGAACAAGAATCTGCTAACCTGGCTATTAGACCACACTGACCCTGATCGTATGCTAATTAGGATTGGTGCAGGCAAGGTCCTTCCGATCACGCCACAAATAATTAGCATGGTTCTTGGTTTGCCTATACGTAGTCAAACCTTCAAGCAATACTCATGGAAGGAAGGTATCATATTTCGCCAGCAGCTTATCTCTGATCTTAACCAAAGTCTCACTGAAGATTGTGACATACATATATCAAACCTGCAACAAGAGATCTTAAAGGGAAATGTGAACCCCCTCATGAAGAGATGCTTCTTCATGATACTTTGCAACAGGTTTCTACTTCCCAGCAGCAGTAACACCATTGGTTCAGTTGACATCAAGAGGACAATGGATCACCAATTGTTCGGAGTTGTTGACTGGTCCCAGGCTGTATTCAATGATCTCCAGATAGCTGTTCGCAGCTGGCACGATCGTGACAAAAATCAACTCACTCAAAACATATATGGCTGTGCCATTTTCCTGCTA GTATACTATCTCGACAACATTGACCACCCTGTCTCATTGGTGGACCGGACTTCGACTCCACGCCTCACCTTTTATGATAATGCTCTAATAGATCGCTTAACTGTTGCTGATACAACTATAACCACTCAGGGTGCACATGCTTTTGGTGTCCAACCT TTCAAGCCATGGAGTACCACCTGCTATGCTGCTGTAGATGTCCGTGGTGCTCCCTGTCATAACATAAATGTTCCTGCGGCAGTAATACCCAATTTAGATATCCCACGCCTCCTGGATTTGTTATTTGAGCCGCTAGATGATCTGACTGGCTCGCATAGAGACAGAGTACGGGGTTTCTTTTCTGAGTTTGATCACACACTCTCTCAGAACAAAAGGTCCATTGAGAATTCTATTGCAAACATTGTGAGAGCCCAGTTTCGGTTAGCTGATCAATGTCGTCCATTCATTCATGAACTCGTGGCATCACAAACCCGGGACACCAACATTCCAGGTGACACTTCTAAGACAATGCATACACGCAACGATCATGGTTCCCGTGAATCAGCCCATTGTACCCCGCCTTCAATGCCAG GTCATGAGATTTATTCTCATGGTAGCTTTGTTTCTGCTGGTACTTTACTTCGGAGTCAGATTGATGAACAATCACCCGTTCGCAACACTCCAG GTCCTAGTTCATTTAACCCCACTTCACCTACAGGCCCATTTGGCTCCCCTGTTCATTGTGTAGTATCACCCCCTCACATTTCTGAGGACTTACCTCGTCCATCAACTGCACCGTTGCGCACCTCTTCAAAAGATGTTTCTG TTTTCTCACATGCTCCTAACTCTTTTCCCACCTCAG GTTCCTTCATTGTCACAAATGATCCTACTGTTCATCCTAACAGTCCAGTTCACACTCCGATTATGGCTCCAGTTCGAAGCACCACCTCGGAAGACGGCAGCCCAACACCTTCTCCACACG CCTATGGGTTCGATTATTCCCCACTTTTTCTGTCAACAATGGACCAATCAAGCCATCAACAATCATCGTCTATTGTGACCAGCCGTACAGAT ACTGAGTTGGTACAAAATGATCCTCCTTTACATAGAGGCCGAATTATTCAT ccACAAGGCTTCTCTTATACTGAAACTATTCCTACTTCATCTGCCTCCCACCATTCCCGTTCTGAGCATAACTCTCCTTATGCTCCTGAACTTCCTGAAGCATGCAGTAACAAAACAATCGGAAAAGACACCACTTCTGCATTAAAGTGGCCGATTCTAGATGATCTGCCTATGTTCAAGTTTCCTGGAAAGAGACTAACCAAGAAGCCATCCAAATTTTATTCACCCTTCAAGCATGGCATTTTGTCTCGTCCTCCACCCAATTTACAGTTTTCTTTGCGTATGCATGCCTTCCTTTGTGCAGATGACTCTCCATTGAAAAG GAAAACTTTGATGCACTTTGGGACAGAGTCATTGACTGGCCGAGATATTACACTTTCCTTTGGTATTGGGAAATTCATAGACCCTGTGTTCATGGATGCATTTGTCAAATGCATAGCTGAAGATGACTTTAATGTTCGTCCTGAATGCCATGGGTTCAGAATATTCCTACAACCTCTTGTCTCG GATATTCTTAAGTCAGACTCCTTCAGTATTCACAAAACTCAGCCTCAGTGCAGCCAGGACATTGTACTAGAAACTATCAAGCGATGCCTCCCCACGACTGACTTACAAAAGGCAAAGATG ATATTTCTTCCGGTTTCTCATCTTAGTCACTGGTCTGTATATTGTATCAATCTTGGCCAATCCCGTGTCGATGTCCTAGACTCAATGAACTATACTTCTAACAATGAGGTCACATGGGATACATATCATTCACCTATGGGCCAAATACTCATGGAACGCCTTTGTGCTGCACTATCTTTAGCTGCACCCCGCAAATTCCCCCAATTTGCAAACTGGAGACGTGTACCAATTCGGGTTCCACCTTTATAG
- the LOC136541665 gene encoding uncharacterized protein isoform X3, producing the protein MEPPGPSEDAHAGKGPGSSTKRFRLELVDKMPDNPKRLVFESTQQRYEVPLRQDERLPSSPDARHSPSKTPAVAPHSRDHSHRRTHAAQRTVDRVPCNLKRVVFESSQERFEHHIRPEHVLPSAAGHDSDDDDFMPIPNTRSSSHIDKSKDVGPRKTRQTRAGLSTGACTEARQRKKRATSSSSIVNVRCNPRDVIFTTNLLNPQQYAAIEADGFGHLLRMKIDALENKNLLTWLLDHTDPDRMLIRIGAGKVLPITPQIISMVLGLPIRSQTFKQYSWKEGIIFRQQLISDLNQSLTEDCDIHISNLQQEILKGNVNPLMKRCFFMILCNRFLLPSSSNTIGSVDIKRTMDHQLFGVVDWSQAVFNDLQIAVRSWHDRDKNQLTQNIYGCAIFLLVYYLDNIDHPVSLVDRTSTPRLTFYDNALIDRLTVADTTITTQGAHAFGVQPFKPWSTTCYAAVDVRGAPCHNINVPAAVIPNLDIPRLLDLLFEPLDDLTGSHRDRVRGFFSEFDHTLSQNKRSIENSIANIVRAQFRLADQCRPFIHELVASQTRDTNIPGDTSKTMHTRNDHGSRESAHCTPPSMPGHEIYSHGSFVSAGTLLRSQIDEQSPVRNTPGPSSFNPTSPTGPFGSPVHCVVSPPHISEDLPRPSTAPLRTSSKDVSGSFIVTNDPTVHPNSPVHTPIMAPVRSTTSEDGSPTPSPHAYGFDYSPLFLSTMDQSSHQQSSSIVTSRTDTELVQNDPPLHRGRIIHPQGFSYTETIPTSSASHHSRSEHNSPYAPELPEACSNKTIGKDTTSALKWPILDDLPMFKFPGKRLTKKPSKFYSPFKHGILSRPPPNLQFSLRMHAFLCADDSPLKRKTLMHFGTESLTGRDITLSFGIGKFIDPVFMDAFVKCIAEDDFNVRPECHGFRIFLQPLVSDILKSDSFSIHKTQPQCSQDIVLETIKRCLPTTDLQKAKMIFLPVSHLSHWSVYCINLGQSRVDVLDSMNYTSNNEVTWDTYHSPMGQILMERLCAALSLAAPRKFPQFANWRRVPIRVPPL; encoded by the exons ATGGAGCCGCCCGGTCCCTCAG AGGATGCCCATGCCGGAAAAGGCCCTGGTTCGTCAACTAAAAG ATTCCGGTTGGAGCTAGTTGATAAGATGCCTGACAACCCAAAAAGGCTTGTGTTTGAGAGCACTCAACAGCG GTATGAGGTCCCTTTGCGACAAGACGAGAGATTACCCTCCTCTCCTG ATGCAAGGCATTCCCCTTCTAAGACCCCTGCGGTAGCACCTCATTCCCGTGACCACTCTCACAGAAG GACTCATGCTGCTCAGCGTACTGTGGATAGGGTCCCGTGTAACCTTAAGAGGGTGGTTTTTGAGAGCTCGCAGGAGAG GTTCGAGCATCATATTCGACCAGAGCATGTGTTGCCTTCTGCAGCTGGTCACGACAGTGATGACGACGACTTCATGCCCATTCCCAACACCCGTTCATCCTCACACATCGACAAATCTAAGGATGTTGGTCCGAGGAAAACTAGGCAAACACGAGCAGGATTGTCGACCGGTGCATGTACAGAG GCAAGACAAAGGAAAAAGAGAGCTACCAGCAGTTCTTCCATTGTTAATGTTCGGTGTAATCCCAGAGATGTTATTTTCACCACTAACTTGTTGAACCCACAACAATATGCTGCTATTGAAGCTGATGGGTTTGGTCATTTGCTGAGAATGAAGATCGATGCTCTAGAGAACAAGAATCTGCTAACCTGGCTATTAGACCACACTGACCCTGATCGTATGCTAATTAGGATTGGTGCAGGCAAGGTCCTTCCGATCACGCCACAAATAATTAGCATGGTTCTTGGTTTGCCTATACGTAGTCAAACCTTCAAGCAATACTCATGGAAGGAAGGTATCATATTTCGCCAGCAGCTTATCTCTGATCTTAACCAAAGTCTCACTGAAGATTGTGACATACATATATCAAACCTGCAACAAGAGATCTTAAAGGGAAATGTGAACCCCCTCATGAAGAGATGCTTCTTCATGATACTTTGCAACAGGTTTCTACTTCCCAGCAGCAGTAACACCATTGGTTCAGTTGACATCAAGAGGACAATGGATCACCAATTGTTCGGAGTTGTTGACTGGTCCCAGGCTGTATTCAATGATCTCCAGATAGCTGTTCGCAGCTGGCACGATCGTGACAAAAATCAACTCACTCAAAACATATATGGCTGTGCCATTTTCCTGCTA GTATACTATCTCGACAACATTGACCACCCTGTCTCATTGGTGGACCGGACTTCGACTCCACGCCTCACCTTTTATGATAATGCTCTAATAGATCGCTTAACTGTTGCTGATACAACTATAACCACTCAGGGTGCACATGCTTTTGGTGTCCAACCT TTCAAGCCATGGAGTACCACCTGCTATGCTGCTGTAGATGTCCGTGGTGCTCCCTGTCATAACATAAATGTTCCTGCGGCAGTAATACCCAATTTAGATATCCCACGCCTCCTGGATTTGTTATTTGAGCCGCTAGATGATCTGACTGGCTCGCATAGAGACAGAGTACGGGGTTTCTTTTCTGAGTTTGATCACACACTCTCTCAGAACAAAAGGTCCATTGAGAATTCTATTGCAAACATTGTGAGAGCCCAGTTTCGGTTAGCTGATCAATGTCGTCCATTCATTCATGAACTCGTGGCATCACAAACCCGGGACACCAACATTCCAGGTGACACTTCTAAGACAATGCATACACGCAACGATCATGGTTCCCGTGAATCAGCCCATTGTACCCCGCCTTCAATGCCAG GTCATGAGATTTATTCTCATGGTAGCTTTGTTTCTGCTGGTACTTTACTTCGGAGTCAGATTGATGAACAATCACCCGTTCGCAACACTCCAG GTCCTAGTTCATTTAACCCCACTTCACCTACAGGCCCATTTGGCTCCCCTGTTCATTGTGTAGTATCACCCCCTCACATTTCTGAGGACTTACCTCGTCCATCAACTGCACCGTTGCGCACCTCTTCAAAAGATGTTTCTG GTTCCTTCATTGTCACAAATGATCCTACTGTTCATCCTAACAGTCCAGTTCACACTCCGATTATGGCTCCAGTTCGAAGCACCACCTCGGAAGACGGCAGCCCAACACCTTCTCCACACG CCTATGGGTTCGATTATTCCCCACTTTTTCTGTCAACAATGGACCAATCAAGCCATCAACAATCATCGTCTATTGTGACCAGCCGTACAGAT ACTGAGTTGGTACAAAATGATCCTCCTTTACATAGAGGCCGAATTATTCAT ccACAAGGCTTCTCTTATACTGAAACTATTCCTACTTCATCTGCCTCCCACCATTCCCGTTCTGAGCATAACTCTCCTTATGCTCCTGAACTTCCTGAAGCATGCAGTAACAAAACAATCGGAAAAGACACCACTTCTGCATTAAAGTGGCCGATTCTAGATGATCTGCCTATGTTCAAGTTTCCTGGAAAGAGACTAACCAAGAAGCCATCCAAATTTTATTCACCCTTCAAGCATGGCATTTTGTCTCGTCCTCCACCCAATTTACAGTTTTCTTTGCGTATGCATGCCTTCCTTTGTGCAGATGACTCTCCATTGAAAAG GAAAACTTTGATGCACTTTGGGACAGAGTCATTGACTGGCCGAGATATTACACTTTCCTTTGGTATTGGGAAATTCATAGACCCTGTGTTCATGGATGCATTTGTCAAATGCATAGCTGAAGATGACTTTAATGTTCGTCCTGAATGCCATGGGTTCAGAATATTCCTACAACCTCTTGTCTCG GATATTCTTAAGTCAGACTCCTTCAGTATTCACAAAACTCAGCCTCAGTGCAGCCAGGACATTGTACTAGAAACTATCAAGCGATGCCTCCCCACGACTGACTTACAAAAGGCAAAGATG ATATTTCTTCCGGTTTCTCATCTTAGTCACTGGTCTGTATATTGTATCAATCTTGGCCAATCCCGTGTCGATGTCCTAGACTCAATGAACTATACTTCTAACAATGAGGTCACATGGGATACATATCATTCACCTATGGGCCAAATACTCATGGAACGCCTTTGTGCTGCACTATCTTTAGCTGCACCCCGCAAATTCCCCCAATTTGCAAACTGGAGACGTGTACCAATTCGGGTTCCACCTTTATAG